A single genomic interval of Paralichthys olivaceus isolate ysfri-2021 chromosome 7, ASM2471397v2, whole genome shotgun sequence harbors:
- the nlrc5 gene encoding protein NLRC5 isoform X2 — MDEDLSPDDENVNLVLAQESSELFHILISQSSTIIMQLCQMMPGGTMDPPRSSAAIIKDVLEYFSMAEPADCRNFLQSMCILCENIPMRLESRLMSAAGYANNVCENSRPSVTNEEPPSLHSEPQLIKRPRIDYWEQYIASVMSLILRRWERLSAAIVKEVELENVWVNLRMVTRGRDRPDQTPGLTDRGSRTPEPDGDFGSLESRVTLETFLQGCAGKVTVVVGPAGSGKTLLTSCIGQQWARGLGPIPSSYLFVLLEFRLLNLLSSPLSLSELLFQHYLPPKGSDEEKRAVVDYLLSNPEQSCWVLDGYDEFDCKVTRQEVPGERLDPGKPMPVANLISALLYRQLLPGCTVLVTCRVHGVMDLEDVSDKVGQLMGWDCHQIKEHVDNFFGVKGDSTNRALGLQAADLLLSSQHLLSLSYLPALCNICCICLKHLLLEDKEEETTTSQVLIPATLTQVYLNVVCAFLSRDLDERGKTVKAKTTKSTKSLQRFTALSQNGSELCELSRLAWTGLEESKILFLKDDVPQNVLDFSIRTGLLSQVELRLENGTPAYSFIHLTIQEFLAALRIMTSKDVTDTQLKKRFSLKTRWTTRSDQRTVFTDSLHLYVCGLASQHCTPALVRLARASGQTGELSWVQKRQALVLKLLSNLCHSQNLTGPKILELCHCIQESQEHKLAKEVVGTRSTLELRNIHLLPKDIDALAFLVNSVGDRSIGLDFGACSMEPECLDVLPRFIPHLSFRSRRYGDRFAEKLSSILPEFTTLRKLEFCGSSLTDRGAACLASALEKCPHITELNFSGNSLKDKGIKHVADIFTKLPKLVSVILSCNNSSLKTVDYLVGKMSSCLNIRHVYADASKEVTVTFSQTSDMESHEKSETTVRLLNQKWNKSEMQKVASSLACCPSLSVLDLSGGKWDLETLKKLTQFLPKLNVTDKIILNDSCSSVKDLLVLTALLSRCPTVMELHIRLQSDTDPAPVSILFSGGSEEPANNKTLSLSCCGLLHTDLTRVWRSLETSCDLTVLDLSSNQLGNQGLRKLLDVLPRFSKIQEINASNNGIGMEGVVMLAGALCSRNNLTEIHISEGGREQVILKFCSDQSDETQQLKKFRIKNSSLLPSNVTALCRRLVQCGSSLELDLCHCSLKDEAIKNLLKVLPKMASLQRLNVSYSITSTTGALTMVRCLTDSPCVTSLALRSQGEGFVHFGRVKAEQVSCRLTHFNLSSDNMERLMKILQQVHQQCDLDLSSNQLRDEGVKCLTDSLPMLKINSLVNLSNNSLTQQGLLDVAGSLCTCDNVSAVEVSLGAEDRCLLRFRQYGGCEKTLSVRDGDLERKHLNRLAEIVSDCPHLTKLEFKNNSLESEWIEDFVRVVSIGQRGCSISFDEPWIRDEKAVSLVCRCLELKDNIQTIRMQHTTLHLCLMRSAGPASVGPADCKVERRQLSPLKSDVQMCPLLTELDFSHNRLGAEGVESLCSVLPSLPKLTSLSVVFEETCQTVVEKLSEALLQATSFQCLNLSGHVISDSAAQTMTRIIPRLRSLNLSHCSWSAAAGLQLVKALGHCVCLETLWLNKVAAVVGPSEQSCVLDLLAALEELTLMEEIELDGWRMSDKVEQLIRHLPLWTQLRKIRLSKNLVSDESGDKLLEALSGCRHLEELCLSSNHLGDLTAARMALVLPSLTHIKVLDISENSIGNKGSVNLAQALKNMKNLTKLHLTAVGTSELRAVAASLARCPLLQDVGLGWNNCGDDVVLELARVLPSCQNLTRIDLESNSVSVVGVESLVEALQSCPSLQLIRLWRNEVSSSEAQRLILKERRLNFSST; from the exons ACTACTGGGAGCAGTACATTGCTTCAGTGATGAGTTTAATACTGAGGAGGTGGGAGCGACTGAGTGCAGCCATTGTGAAGGAGGTCGAGCTGGAGAACGTGTGGGTCAACCTAAGGATGGTAACCAGAGGCAGGGACAGACCTGATCAGACCCCtggactgacagacagagggagcagAACACCAG AGCCTGATGGAGATTTTGGGTCTTTGGAGTCCAGAGTGACCCTGGAGACCTTCCTCCAGGGATGTGCAGGAAAGGTGACGGTTGTCGTCGGCCCGGCTGGATCAGGAAAAACTCTGCTGACGTCTTGTATAGGTCAGCAGTGGGCACGCGGCCTT GGCCCAATCCCTTCATCCTACCTGTTTGTCCTGTTAGAGTTTCGTCTGCTCAATCTCTTGTCCAGCCCCCTCTCCCTGTCCGAGCTGCTATTCCAACACTACCTCCCTCCAAAAGGAAGCGATGAAGAAAAG AGAGCCGTTGTGGATTACCTCCTTTCCAACCCAGAGCAAAGCTGTTGGGTGCTCGATGGCTATGATGAGTTTGACTGCAAAGTCACCAGACAAGAGGTGCCGGGAGAACGGTTGGACCCAGGAAAACCTATGCCCGTCGCCAACCTCATCTCAGCATTATTATATCGTCAGCTTCTCCCAGGATGCACTGTGCTGGTCACCTGTCGCGTACATGGTGTCATGGATTTGGAGGACGTATCGGATAAAGTGGGGCAGCTGATGGGATGGGACTGCCATCAGATCAAGGAGCATGTGGACAACTTCTTTGGagtaaaag GTGACTCCACAAACAGAGCCCTTGGATTGCAGGCTGcagacctcctcctctccagccaACACCTCCTGTCCCTGTCGTACCTCCCAGCCCTCTGCAACATCTGCTGCATCTGTCTGAAGCATCTGCTGCTGGAAgataaagaggaggaaacaacaaCGTCACAAGTCCTGATTCCCGCCACTCTCACCCAGGTCTACCTCAATGTTGTCTGTGCATTCCTGAGCCGAGACCTtgatgaaagaggaaaaactgtCAAAGCAAAGACCACGAAATCCACAAAGTCTCTACAGAG attCACCGCTCTGAGTCAGAATGGATCTGAGCTATGTGAGCTAAGTCGACTGGCCTGGACAGGTTTAGAGGAGAGCAAGATCCTCTTCTTGAAAGATGATGTTCCtcaaaatgttttggatttttcCATCAGGACAGGCCTCCTCTCACAG GTGGAGCTCAGACTTGAGAACGGGACGCCTGCCTACTCTTTCATTCATCTTACAATACAGGAATTTTTGGCTGCACTCAGGATCATGACTAGTAAAGATGTCACTGACACGCAGCTCAAGAAAAG ATTCAGTCTGAAAACCCGTTGGACGACCAGGTCAGACCAGAGGACAGTCTTCACTGACTCTCTGCACCTTTATGTGTGTGGTCTGGCTTCCCAGCACTGCACTCCAGCCTTAGTTCGATTAGCCAGAGCTTCTGGTCAAACAGGTGAACTGAGTTGGGTCCAAAAACGACAAGCCCTTGTTCTGAAACTGCTCAGCAACCTGTGCCACAGCCAGAACCTGACTGGACCCAAG ATACTGGAGCTATGCCACTGCATCCAGGAGAGCCAGGAACACAAACTTGCCAAAGAGGTTGTGGGTACAAGATCCACTCTGGAGCTGCGCAACATCCACCTGTTACCTAAAGATATTGATGCTCTGGCATTTCTAGTTAACTCAGTAGGTGATAGAAGCATTGGTTTGGACTTTGGAGCATGCTCAATGGAGCCAGAGTGTTTAGATGTCCTGCCAAGGTTCATTCCCCACCTCAG TTTTCGCAGCCGCAGATATGGCGACAGGTTTGCAGAGAAGTTGTCCTCCATTTTGCCTGAATTCACAACCCTGAGAAAACTTGA GTTTTGTGGTTCCAGTCTGACTGACAGAGGAGCAGCTTGTTTGGCTTCTGCTCTGGAGAAGTGTCCACACATCACTGAGCTCAA tTTCAGTGGCAACAGCCTGAAAGACAAAGGGATCAAACACGTGGCTGATATCTTTACCAAACTACCAAAACTGGTGTCTGTCAT CCTGAGTTGTAACAACAGCTCCCTGAAAACTGTGGACTATCTCGTTGGAAAAATGTCTTCGTGTTTGAACATCCGGCATGTTTACGCAGA TGCGTCGAAAGAAGTGACAGTAACTTTCTCCCAAACCTCAGATATGGAGAG CCATGAAAAGTCTGAAACAACAGTCCG CTTGTTGAACCAGAAATGGAACAAGTCTGAGATGCAGAAAGTTGCCAGTTCACTGGCTTGTTGtccttctctgtctgtcctgga TTTGTCTGGAGGCAAGTGGGATTTGGAAACTCTAAAGAAACTGACTCAGTTTTTGCCAAAGTTAAATGTCACCGACAAGATCAT TCTCAACGACAGCTGCTCGTCAGTGAAAGACCTGTTGGTTCTGACTGCTCTGCTGTCTCGTTGCCCTACTGTGATGGAGCTTCACATCAG ACTACAGTCTGATACAGATCCTGCTCCGGTGTCTATACTTTTCTCTGGAGGGAGCGAAGAGCctgcaaacaataaaacactcaG tctcagctgctgtGGTCTGCTTCATACTGATCTGACCAGAGTGTGGAGGAGTTTGGAGACGTCCTGTGATCTCACTGTGCTGGA tttgtccagCAACCAGTTGGGAAACCAAGGTCTGAGGAAGCTGCTGGATGTCCTGCCTCGTTTTAGCAAAATCCAGGAAATCAA tgccAGTAACAACGGCATCGGAATGGAGGGAGTGGTGATGTTGGCTGGTGCTTTGTGCTCCAGGAACAATTTAACAGAGATCCACATCAG tgagggggggagggagcaGGTGATCCTGAAGTTCTGCTCTGACCAAAG cgATGAGACACAGCAGCTCAAGAAGTTCAG GATAAAGAACAGCAGCCTCCTGCCCTCTAATGTCACCGCACTATGCAGGAGACTGGTCCAGTGTGGCTCCTCCTTGGAGTTGGA TTTGTGTCACTGTTCACTGAAAGACGAGGCGATCAAGAACCTGCTCAAGGTTTTACCAAAGATGGCGTCGCTGCAGAGACTcaa TGTCAGCTACAGCATCACCTCAACAACCGGCGCACTGACCATGGTCCGGTGTTTGACGGACAGTCCATGCGTCACATCTTTAGCACTCAG GTCTCAGGGTGAAGGTTTCGTCCATTTTGGCAGAGTGAAGGCAGAACAAGTCAGCTGCAG GTTAACTCATTTTAACCTGTCCAGTGACAACATGGAGCGGCTGATGAAGATCCTGCAGCAGGTTCATCAGCAGTGTGACCTGGA TTTATCGAGCAACCAACTGAGGGATGAAGGAGTGAAGTGTTTAACTGATTCTCTTCCGATGCTTAAAATCAACAGCCTCGTCAA TCTGAGCAACAACAGCCTGACCCAGCAGGGACTGTTGGATGTGGCCGGGTCACTTTGCACCTGTGATAACGTCAGTGCTGTAGAAGTCAG TCTGGGAGCAGAAGACAGGTGTCTTCTCCGGTTCAGACAATACGGAGGTTGTGAAAAAACTCTGAG CGTCAGGGACGGTGACCTGGAACGCAAGCATCTGAACAGATTAGCAGAGATTGTGTCTGATTGTCCTCATTTGACCAAACTGGA GTTCAAGAATAATTCATTGGAGTCTGAGTGGATTGAAGACTTTGTGAGAGTGGTGAGCATCGGGCAGAGAGGATGCAGCATCAG TTTTGACGAGCCTTGGATCAGAGATGAAAAAGCTGTGAGTTTAGTTTGTCGCTGTCTGGAGCTCAAAGACAACATTCAGACAATCAG GATGCAACACACCACACTGCACCTGTGTCTGATGAGATCCGCTGGACCGGCTTCAGTCGG CCCTGCAGACTGTAAAGTTGAGCGACGTCAGCTGTCTCCTCTGAAGAGCGACGTCCAAATGTGTCCTTTACTGACAGAGCTGGA tttttcccaCAACCGCCTGGGTGCAGAGGGAGTGgagtctctctgctctgttctgccCTCGCTGCCAAAACTCACCTCTCTCAG CGTTGTTTTCGAAGAGACGTGTCAGACTGTGGTTGAGAAGCTCTCAGAGGCTTTGCTGCAAGCTACAAGTTTTCAGTGCCTCAa TCTATCAGGTCATGTGATTAGTGACTCAGCAGCTCAGACGATGACCAGAATAATCCCCCGTTTACGATCGCTCAA TTTGTCTCATTGTTCATGGTCAGCGGCTGCAGGGCTGCAGCTCGTCAAAGCACTGGGACACTGTGTCTGTCTGGAAACTCTTTG gctAAATAAGGTCGCTGCAGTGGTGGGACCATCCGAACAGAGCTGTGTGTTGGATCTTCTAGCTGCtctggaagaactgacgctgaTGGAGGAGATAGA GTTGGACGGCTGGAGGATGTCTGATAAAGTAGAACAGCTGATCAGGCACCTTCCTCTCTGGACGCAGCTCAGGAAGATCAG ACTTTCAAAGAACCTTGTCAGCGACGAATCAGGAGACAAGCTGCTGGAGGCTCTGAGCGGCTGTCGTCATCTGGAGGAGCTCTG TCTGAGTAGCAACCATCTTGGTGACCTCACTGCTGCCAGAATGGCTCTTGTTCTACCATCGCTGACACACATCAAGGTGTTGga TATTTCAGAGAACAGTATTGGAAACAAAGGGTCAGTGAACCTGGCTCAAGCACTAAAGAACATGAAGAATCTCACCAAGCTTCA TTTGACCGCTGTCGGGACGTCTGAGCTTCGTGCTGTAGCTGCAAGTCTGGCTCGCTGTCCGCTCCTACAGGATGTTGG TCTGGGATGGAACAACTGTGGTGATGACGTGGTGCTGGAGCTCGCCAGAGTTTTACCCTCCTGTCAGAATCTGACCAGAATAGA tctgGAGTCCAACAGTGTGAGTGTTGTTGGAGTGGAGTCTCTGGTTGAGGCCTTACAGTCGTGTccctctctgcagctcatcag GCTGTGGAGGAACGAGGTGTCCTCCAGTGAAGCTCAGAGGCTGATTCTAAAGGAGAGGAGGCTGAATTTCTCTTCCACCTAA
- the nlrc5 gene encoding protein NLRC5 isoform X1, with protein MDEDLSPDDENVNLVLAQESSELFHILISQSSTIIMQLCQMMPGGTMDPPRSSAAIIKDVLEYFSMAEPADCRNFLQSMCILCENIPMRLESRLMSAAGYANNVCENSRPSVTNEEPPSLHSEPQLIKRPRIDYWEQYIASVMSLILRRWERLSAAIVKEVELENVWVNLRMVTRGRDRPDQTPGLTDRGSRTPEPDGDFGSLESRVTLETFLQGCAGKVTVVVGPAGSGKTLLTSCIGQQWARGLGPIPSSYLFVLLEFRLLNLLSSPLSLSELLFQHYLPPKGSDEEKRAVVDYLLSNPEQSCWVLDGYDEFDCKVTRQEVPGERLDPGKPMPVANLISALLYRQLLPGCTVLVTCRVHGVMDLEDVSDKVGQLMGWDCHQIKEHVDNFFGVKGDSTNRALGLQAADLLLSSQHLLSLSYLPALCNICCICLKHLLLEDKEEETTTSQVLIPATLTQVYLNVVCAFLSRDLDERGKTVKAKTTKSTKSLQRFTALSQNGSELCELSRLAWTGLEESKILFLKDDVPQNVLDFSIRTGLLSQVELRLENGTPAYSFIHLTIQEFLAALRIMTSKDVTDTQLKKRFSLKTRWTTRSDQRTVFTDSLHLYVCGLASQHCTPALVRLARASGQTGELSWVQKRQALVLKLLSNLCHSQNLTGPKILELCHCIQESQEHKLAKEVVGTRSTLELRNIHLLPKDIDALAFLVNSVGDRSIGLDFGACSMEPECLDVLPRFIPHLSFRSRRYGDRFAEKLSSILPEFTTLRKLEFCGSSLTDRGAACLASALEKCPHITELNFSGNSLKDKGIKHVADIFTKLPKLVSVILSCNNSSLKTVDYLVGKMSSCLNIRHVYADASKEVTVTFSQTSDMESHEKSETTVRLLNQKWNKSEMQKVASSLACCPSLSVLDLSGGKWDLETLKKLTQFLPKLNVTDKIILNDSCSSVKDLLVLTALLSRCPTVMELHIRLQSDTDPAPVSILFSGGSEEPANNKTLSLSCCGLLHTDLTRVWRSLETSCDLTVLDLSSNQLGNQGLRKLLDVLPRFSKIQEINASNNGIGMEGVVMLAGALCSRNNLTEIHISEGGREQVILKFCSDQSDETQQLKKFRIKNSSLLPSNVTALCRRLVQCGSSLELDLCHCSLKDEAIKNLLKVLPKMASLQRLNVSYSITSTTGALTMVRCLTDSPCVTSLALRSQGEGFVHFGRVKAEQVSCRLTHFNLSSDNMERLMKILQQVHQQCDLDLSSNQLRDEGVKCLTDSLPMLKINSLVNLSNNSLTQQGLLDVAGSLCTCDNVSAVEVSLGAEDRCLLRFRQYGGCEKTLSVRDGDLERKHLNRLAEIVSDCPHLTKLEFKNNSLESEWIEDFVRVVSIGQRGCSISFDEPWIRDEKAVSLVCRCLELKDNIQTIRMQHTTLHLCLMRSAGPASVGPADCKVERRQLSPLKSDVQMCPLLTELDFSHNRLGAEGVESLCSVLPSLPKLTSLSVVFEETCQTVVEKLSEALLQATSFQCLNLSGHVISDSAAQTMTRIIPRLRSLNLSHCSWSAAAGLQLVKALGHCVCLETLCLDSVHLDENSRACLAQVLKKIHSIHSLKLNKVAAVVGPSEQSCVLDLLAALEELTLMEEIELDGWRMSDKVEQLIRHLPLWTQLRKIRLSKNLVSDESGDKLLEALSGCRHLEELCLSSNHLGDLTAARMALVLPSLTHIKVLDISENSIGNKGSVNLAQALKNMKNLTKLHLTAVGTSELRAVAASLARCPLLQDVGLGWNNCGDDVVLELARVLPSCQNLTRIDLESNSVSVVGVESLVEALQSCPSLQLIRLWRNEVSSSEAQRLILKERRLNFSST; from the exons ACTACTGGGAGCAGTACATTGCTTCAGTGATGAGTTTAATACTGAGGAGGTGGGAGCGACTGAGTGCAGCCATTGTGAAGGAGGTCGAGCTGGAGAACGTGTGGGTCAACCTAAGGATGGTAACCAGAGGCAGGGACAGACCTGATCAGACCCCtggactgacagacagagggagcagAACACCAG AGCCTGATGGAGATTTTGGGTCTTTGGAGTCCAGAGTGACCCTGGAGACCTTCCTCCAGGGATGTGCAGGAAAGGTGACGGTTGTCGTCGGCCCGGCTGGATCAGGAAAAACTCTGCTGACGTCTTGTATAGGTCAGCAGTGGGCACGCGGCCTT GGCCCAATCCCTTCATCCTACCTGTTTGTCCTGTTAGAGTTTCGTCTGCTCAATCTCTTGTCCAGCCCCCTCTCCCTGTCCGAGCTGCTATTCCAACACTACCTCCCTCCAAAAGGAAGCGATGAAGAAAAG AGAGCCGTTGTGGATTACCTCCTTTCCAACCCAGAGCAAAGCTGTTGGGTGCTCGATGGCTATGATGAGTTTGACTGCAAAGTCACCAGACAAGAGGTGCCGGGAGAACGGTTGGACCCAGGAAAACCTATGCCCGTCGCCAACCTCATCTCAGCATTATTATATCGTCAGCTTCTCCCAGGATGCACTGTGCTGGTCACCTGTCGCGTACATGGTGTCATGGATTTGGAGGACGTATCGGATAAAGTGGGGCAGCTGATGGGATGGGACTGCCATCAGATCAAGGAGCATGTGGACAACTTCTTTGGagtaaaag GTGACTCCACAAACAGAGCCCTTGGATTGCAGGCTGcagacctcctcctctccagccaACACCTCCTGTCCCTGTCGTACCTCCCAGCCCTCTGCAACATCTGCTGCATCTGTCTGAAGCATCTGCTGCTGGAAgataaagaggaggaaacaacaaCGTCACAAGTCCTGATTCCCGCCACTCTCACCCAGGTCTACCTCAATGTTGTCTGTGCATTCCTGAGCCGAGACCTtgatgaaagaggaaaaactgtCAAAGCAAAGACCACGAAATCCACAAAGTCTCTACAGAG attCACCGCTCTGAGTCAGAATGGATCTGAGCTATGTGAGCTAAGTCGACTGGCCTGGACAGGTTTAGAGGAGAGCAAGATCCTCTTCTTGAAAGATGATGTTCCtcaaaatgttttggatttttcCATCAGGACAGGCCTCCTCTCACAG GTGGAGCTCAGACTTGAGAACGGGACGCCTGCCTACTCTTTCATTCATCTTACAATACAGGAATTTTTGGCTGCACTCAGGATCATGACTAGTAAAGATGTCACTGACACGCAGCTCAAGAAAAG ATTCAGTCTGAAAACCCGTTGGACGACCAGGTCAGACCAGAGGACAGTCTTCACTGACTCTCTGCACCTTTATGTGTGTGGTCTGGCTTCCCAGCACTGCACTCCAGCCTTAGTTCGATTAGCCAGAGCTTCTGGTCAAACAGGTGAACTGAGTTGGGTCCAAAAACGACAAGCCCTTGTTCTGAAACTGCTCAGCAACCTGTGCCACAGCCAGAACCTGACTGGACCCAAG ATACTGGAGCTATGCCACTGCATCCAGGAGAGCCAGGAACACAAACTTGCCAAAGAGGTTGTGGGTACAAGATCCACTCTGGAGCTGCGCAACATCCACCTGTTACCTAAAGATATTGATGCTCTGGCATTTCTAGTTAACTCAGTAGGTGATAGAAGCATTGGTTTGGACTTTGGAGCATGCTCAATGGAGCCAGAGTGTTTAGATGTCCTGCCAAGGTTCATTCCCCACCTCAG TTTTCGCAGCCGCAGATATGGCGACAGGTTTGCAGAGAAGTTGTCCTCCATTTTGCCTGAATTCACAACCCTGAGAAAACTTGA GTTTTGTGGTTCCAGTCTGACTGACAGAGGAGCAGCTTGTTTGGCTTCTGCTCTGGAGAAGTGTCCACACATCACTGAGCTCAA tTTCAGTGGCAACAGCCTGAAAGACAAAGGGATCAAACACGTGGCTGATATCTTTACCAAACTACCAAAACTGGTGTCTGTCAT CCTGAGTTGTAACAACAGCTCCCTGAAAACTGTGGACTATCTCGTTGGAAAAATGTCTTCGTGTTTGAACATCCGGCATGTTTACGCAGA TGCGTCGAAAGAAGTGACAGTAACTTTCTCCCAAACCTCAGATATGGAGAG CCATGAAAAGTCTGAAACAACAGTCCG CTTGTTGAACCAGAAATGGAACAAGTCTGAGATGCAGAAAGTTGCCAGTTCACTGGCTTGTTGtccttctctgtctgtcctgga TTTGTCTGGAGGCAAGTGGGATTTGGAAACTCTAAAGAAACTGACTCAGTTTTTGCCAAAGTTAAATGTCACCGACAAGATCAT TCTCAACGACAGCTGCTCGTCAGTGAAAGACCTGTTGGTTCTGACTGCTCTGCTGTCTCGTTGCCCTACTGTGATGGAGCTTCACATCAG ACTACAGTCTGATACAGATCCTGCTCCGGTGTCTATACTTTTCTCTGGAGGGAGCGAAGAGCctgcaaacaataaaacactcaG tctcagctgctgtGGTCTGCTTCATACTGATCTGACCAGAGTGTGGAGGAGTTTGGAGACGTCCTGTGATCTCACTGTGCTGGA tttgtccagCAACCAGTTGGGAAACCAAGGTCTGAGGAAGCTGCTGGATGTCCTGCCTCGTTTTAGCAAAATCCAGGAAATCAA tgccAGTAACAACGGCATCGGAATGGAGGGAGTGGTGATGTTGGCTGGTGCTTTGTGCTCCAGGAACAATTTAACAGAGATCCACATCAG tgagggggggagggagcaGGTGATCCTGAAGTTCTGCTCTGACCAAAG cgATGAGACACAGCAGCTCAAGAAGTTCAG GATAAAGAACAGCAGCCTCCTGCCCTCTAATGTCACCGCACTATGCAGGAGACTGGTCCAGTGTGGCTCCTCCTTGGAGTTGGA TTTGTGTCACTGTTCACTGAAAGACGAGGCGATCAAGAACCTGCTCAAGGTTTTACCAAAGATGGCGTCGCTGCAGAGACTcaa TGTCAGCTACAGCATCACCTCAACAACCGGCGCACTGACCATGGTCCGGTGTTTGACGGACAGTCCATGCGTCACATCTTTAGCACTCAG GTCTCAGGGTGAAGGTTTCGTCCATTTTGGCAGAGTGAAGGCAGAACAAGTCAGCTGCAG GTTAACTCATTTTAACCTGTCCAGTGACAACATGGAGCGGCTGATGAAGATCCTGCAGCAGGTTCATCAGCAGTGTGACCTGGA TTTATCGAGCAACCAACTGAGGGATGAAGGAGTGAAGTGTTTAACTGATTCTCTTCCGATGCTTAAAATCAACAGCCTCGTCAA TCTGAGCAACAACAGCCTGACCCAGCAGGGACTGTTGGATGTGGCCGGGTCACTTTGCACCTGTGATAACGTCAGTGCTGTAGAAGTCAG TCTGGGAGCAGAAGACAGGTGTCTTCTCCGGTTCAGACAATACGGAGGTTGTGAAAAAACTCTGAG CGTCAGGGACGGTGACCTGGAACGCAAGCATCTGAACAGATTAGCAGAGATTGTGTCTGATTGTCCTCATTTGACCAAACTGGA GTTCAAGAATAATTCATTGGAGTCTGAGTGGATTGAAGACTTTGTGAGAGTGGTGAGCATCGGGCAGAGAGGATGCAGCATCAG TTTTGACGAGCCTTGGATCAGAGATGAAAAAGCTGTGAGTTTAGTTTGTCGCTGTCTGGAGCTCAAAGACAACATTCAGACAATCAG GATGCAACACACCACACTGCACCTGTGTCTGATGAGATCCGCTGGACCGGCTTCAGTCGG CCCTGCAGACTGTAAAGTTGAGCGACGTCAGCTGTCTCCTCTGAAGAGCGACGTCCAAATGTGTCCTTTACTGACAGAGCTGGA tttttcccaCAACCGCCTGGGTGCAGAGGGAGTGgagtctctctgctctgttctgccCTCGCTGCCAAAACTCACCTCTCTCAG CGTTGTTTTCGAAGAGACGTGTCAGACTGTGGTTGAGAAGCTCTCAGAGGCTTTGCTGCAAGCTACAAGTTTTCAGTGCCTCAa TCTATCAGGTCATGTGATTAGTGACTCAGCAGCTCAGACGATGACCAGAATAATCCCCCGTTTACGATCGCTCAA TTTGTCTCATTGTTCATGGTCAGCGGCTGCAGGGCTGCAGCTCGTCAAAGCACTGGGACACTGTGTCTGTCTGGAAACTCTTTG TCTGGACTCGGTACACCTGGATGAAAACAGCAGGGCATGTCTGGCACAAGTACTAAAGAAGATCCACTCTATACACAGTCTCAA gctAAATAAGGTCGCTGCAGTGGTGGGACCATCCGAACAGAGCTGTGTGTTGGATCTTCTAGCTGCtctggaagaactgacgctgaTGGAGGAGATAGA GTTGGACGGCTGGAGGATGTCTGATAAAGTAGAACAGCTGATCAGGCACCTTCCTCTCTGGACGCAGCTCAGGAAGATCAG ACTTTCAAAGAACCTTGTCAGCGACGAATCAGGAGACAAGCTGCTGGAGGCTCTGAGCGGCTGTCGTCATCTGGAGGAGCTCTG TCTGAGTAGCAACCATCTTGGTGACCTCACTGCTGCCAGAATGGCTCTTGTTCTACCATCGCTGACACACATCAAGGTGTTGga TATTTCAGAGAACAGTATTGGAAACAAAGGGTCAGTGAACCTGGCTCAAGCACTAAAGAACATGAAGAATCTCACCAAGCTTCA TTTGACCGCTGTCGGGACGTCTGAGCTTCGTGCTGTAGCTGCAAGTCTGGCTCGCTGTCCGCTCCTACAGGATGTTGG TCTGGGATGGAACAACTGTGGTGATGACGTGGTGCTGGAGCTCGCCAGAGTTTTACCCTCCTGTCAGAATCTGACCAGAATAGA tctgGAGTCCAACAGTGTGAGTGTTGTTGGAGTGGAGTCTCTGGTTGAGGCCTTACAGTCGTGTccctctctgcagctcatcag GCTGTGGAGGAACGAGGTGTCCTCCAGTGAAGCTCAGAGGCTGATTCTAAAGGAGAGGAGGCTGAATTTCTCTTCCACCTAA